ggaaagaggagcagggggatcaGCTGAGACATTGAGCGCCAGTAGGCTGTTTGAGCACAGAGGTTATCACCCTGAACCTAATGACCACACACAAGTGATTCATTGaacatggagcaggagcaggaaccctggctgatcgtttcctctccctagcccagggcatGGAGGCCAGTATTAGGCCccagctgacatcagctaactcagtatagaAGAGGGTTGGTACCTCAGATTGCCAACCCtgcaggattgccctggagtctccaggaatgaaagtctaatctccaggacactgctgcgagaaaCACCCAGGAGCAAAACCATAGCGGcaataaaaaattgtgttttaaaataattttctttcagcacttttgtccattagttataaaaatattggagatggggaaaatcaGCTGTTTGACcgagagtcaagaatcatccaatcaggaaatgaagagtctattcactttgCGATTGGCTGGGTAGGCAGATTgacatgtcgggcaaccaatggcgagagtgtgggggcagggcatTTGGAGGcagtgtgatgaaacctccaggaatacgtccaaccagagttggcaatcctattGGCACCTGTGGCCTTCTGCTTTGTATGTTTCAGTGCCACATCAGGTAGGGCATTCACTCACTGAACCATCTGGATCTGGTTATATGTGGTTAGATATTCAGCAGTTAGCATGCAATGCAAGGAGGAGGGAGCCTTGTCCCAAAATCACCAAACATTATAACAAGAACAGATTCAAAACCGCCCTTCTATTGCCGCATGCCGCCTGCCCCTGCCATGACCCTCCAGCATATAACGCTCGATGGCTCTATAAATCCCTTGAAAAGCCCACAGCTTCTCTTTGATCCTGTCCGCCATGGCTCGCACCTGCTGAGCCAGCTCCGTCCTGCTGCCCTTACGCAGGTCGATGGTCTCCGTTACCAAAGAGTAGATGTCCCACGCCACAAAGGCCGTGGACAGCGCTTTGGTGGCCAGCTTGGCGCTGCTGGGCACCACGTGCGGCATTCCGAACAGTAGGTTCTTGATGCGGGCCGTGCTCTCCACAAAATTAGCGCTCTGGAGGCTCCCATAGAGCTCCGAAACCTCCATCGCCAGTCGCTGCAGTCTGGACGTCTTTGCCAGGGTCTGTTTTGCCAGTATGGTGCTCACCAGCGTGTAGCTTTTCTGCCCCACCGAGAGAGGATGGATGCCCACTCGTTTTGCCAGCCCGGCGGCTATCTCCGTCTGGCTCAATCGAATCAAGCCGTCGATGGCACCATAGGCCATGTTGAAAGACTCCATCAGCAGCTTGCTGTCGCTGTTGTACCGCTCAATGATCTCGTCCACTTCTCCCTGTTTGCTCTTGTTCATCATGGTTTCCGTTATGCTCGCGGAGGCACTGGTGATCCCCCCAACCACACCTGCCCCAGTTAAAAGTAAGGATATCCCGCCTGTGAAGGGTGCAGCGAGTAATCCTGCAACCAGTAGAGTCCCACCCACCGCACTGGTGCCACTGCCCACCACGGTGGCCACACTGGCGCACCGGTGACACGTGTCAATGTCATCTGCAACCCTTCGCAGCTGTGTTATGCTTTTCTCAGTCCGGATCTTGAACCCAGGGAAGAGGATCAGGAATCGTTCCATCTCCTTGTACAAATCCCGTACTTCAACCAGGGCCCTCTGATCGTCTGGCTCCCTCCTGTTTGGGTTTATAAACAGAACACAGGTTGCTTATGTAAACGACAGGTGGGCACTTGGATGGGTATAGTGTCTGTgtcaaagggtggggagttggatggggtacagtgtgtgaaagggtggggagttggatggggtacagtgtgtgtgaaagggtggggagttggatggggtacagtgtgtgagagggtggggagttggatgggtgcagtgtgtgagagggtggggagttggatggggtacagtgtgtgaaagggtggggagttggatgggtacagtgtgtgaaagggtggggagttggatggggtacagtgtgtgaaagggtggggagttggatggggtacagtgtgtgtgaaagggtggggagttggatggggtacagtgtgtgaaagggtggggagttggatgggtacagtgtgtgaaagggtggggagttggatgggtacagtgtgtgaaagggtggggagttggatggggtacagtgtgtgaaagggtggggagttggatggggtacagtgtgtgaaagggtggggagttggatggggtgcagtgtgtgaaagggtggggagttggatggggtacagtgtgtgaaagggtggggagttggatggggtacagtgtgtgagagggtggggagttggatgggtacagtgtgtgaaagggtggggagttggatggggtacagtgtgtgaaagggtggggagttggatggggtacagtgtgtgaaagggtggggagttggatggggtgcagtgtgtgaaagggtggggagttggatggggtacagtgtgtgaaagggtggggagttggatggggtacagtgtgtgagagggtggggagttggatggggtgcagtgtgtgaaagggtggggagttggatggggtacagtgtgtgaaagggtggggagttggatggggtacagtgtgtgaaagggtggggagttggatggggtacagtgtgtgaaagggtggggagttggatgggtgcagtgtgtgaaagggtggggagttggatgggtacagtgtgtgaaagggtggggagttggatggggtgcagtgtgtgaaagggtggggagttggatgggtacagtgtgtgaaagggtggggagttggatgggtacagtgtgtgaaagggtggggagttggatggggtacagtgtgtgaaagggtggggagttggatggggtacagtgtgtgtgaaagggtggggagttggatggggtacagtgtgtgaaagggtggggagttggatgggtacagtgtgtgaaagggtggggagttggatgggtacagtgtgtgaaagggtggggagttggatggggtacagtgtgtgaaagggtggggagttggatggggtacagtgtgtgaaagggtggggagttggatggggtgcagtgtgtgaaagggtggggagttggatggggtacagtgtgtgaaagggtggggagttggatggggtacagtgtgtgagagggtggggagttggatgggtacagtgtgtgaaagggtggggagttggatggggtacagtgtgtgaaagggtggggagttggatggggtacagtgtgtgaaagggtggggagttggatggggtgcagtgtgtgaaagggtggggagttggatggggtacagtgtgtgaaagggtggggagttggatggggtacagtgtgtgagagggtggggagttggatggggtgcagtgtgtgaaagggtggggagttggatggggtacagtgtgtgaaagggtggggagttggatggggtacagtgtgtgaaagggtggggagttggatggggtacagtgtgtgaaagggtggggagttggatgggtacagtgtgtgagagggtggggagttggatgggtgcagtgtgtgaaagggtggggagttggatgggtacagtgtgtgaaagggtggggagttggatggggtgcagtgtgtgaaagggtggggagttggat
This region of Heptranchias perlo isolate sHepPer1 unplaced genomic scaffold, sHepPer1.hap1 HAP1_SCAFFOLD_303, whole genome shotgun sequence genomic DNA includes:
- the LOC137311127 gene encoding apolipoprotein L3-like, with the protein product REPDDQRALVEVRDLYKEMERFLILFPGFKIRTEKSITQLRRVADDIDTCHRCASVATVVGSGTSAVGGTLLVAGLLAAPFTGGISLLLTGAGVVGGITSASASITETMMNKSKQGEVDEIIERYNSDSKLLMESFNMAYGAIDGLIRLSQTEIAAGLAKRVGIHPLSVGQKSYTLVSTILAKQTLAKTSRLQRLAMEVSELYGSLQSANFVESTARIKNLLFGMPHVVPSSAKLATKALSTAFVAWDIYSLVTETIDLRKGSRTELAQQVRAMADRIKEKLWAFQGIYRAIERYMLEGHGRGRRHAAIEGRF